The window CTCGTGACCATGAGCCAGACCCCGGACAAAGCCGTCCGTACGTACATCGAGCAGCACCGCGCCGCCTTCCTCGACGACCTCGCCGCATGGCTGCGCATCCCCTCCGTGTCGGCCCAGCCCGACCACGCGCCCGATGTACGGCGCAGCGCCGACTGGCTCGCCGCCAAGCTCACCGAGACCGGCTTCCCGACCGTCGAGATCTGGCAGACGCCCGGCGCCCCGGCCGTCTTCGCCGAGTGGCCCTCCGAGGACCCCCAGGCCCCGACGGTCCTCGTCTACGGCCATCACGACGTACAGCCCGCAGCCCGCGAGGACGGCTGGGACAGCGACCCCTTCGAGCCCGTCGTCCGGGGAAACCGCCTCTACGCGCGCGGGGCGGCCGACGACAAGGGCCAGGTGTTCTTCCACACCCTCGGCGTCCGCGCCCACCTAGCCGCGACCGGCCGCACCACCCCGGCCGTCAGCCTGAAGCTGCTGATCGAGGGTGAGGAGGAGTCCGGCTCGCCGCACTTCGAGGCCCTCGTCGAGGAGCACGCGGACCGGCTAGCCGCCGACGCGGTGATCGTCTCCGACACCGGTATGTGGTCCGAGGACACCCCCACCGTGTGCACCGGTATGCGCGGTCTCACCGAGTGCGAGATCCGGCTGTACGGACCCGACCAGGACATCCACTCCGGCTCCTTCGGCGGCGCCGTGCCCAACCCGGCCACCGCCGCCGCCCGCCTGGTCGCCGCCCTGCACGACGAGCACGGGCGCGTGGCGATCCCCGGTTTCTACGACGGCGTCATCGAGCTCACCGACCGCGAGCGGGAGCTCTTCGCCGCGCTGCCCTTCGACGAGCAGCGGTGGCTGCGCACCGCCAAGTCCTACGCCACCCACGGCGAGGCCGGGTACACCACGCTGGAGCGCATCTGGGCCCGCCCCACCGCCGAGGTCAACGGCATCGGCGGCGGCTACCAAGGCCCCGGCAGCAAAACCATCGTCCCGTCCGGCGCGATGATGAAGCTCTCCTTCCGGATGGTGGCGGGCCAGGAGCCCGAGCACATCGAGAAGGTCGTCCGCGCGTGGGCCGCCGAGCAGGTGCCCGCCGGAATCCGCTGCGAGGTCGTCTTCGGCCCGGCCACGCGCCCGTGTCTGACGCCGCTGGACCACCCCGCCCTGCAGTCCGTGGCCCGCGCCATGGGCCGCGCCTTCGAGAAGCCCGTGGGCTACACCCGCGAGGGTGGCTCGGGACCGGCCGCCGCCCTCCAGGAAGTGCTCGGCGCCCCCGTGCTCTTCCTCGGCATCTCCGTTCCCTCCGACGGCTGGCACGCGCCGAACGAGAAGGTCGAGCTGGACCTGCTGCTCAAGGGTGTCGAGACCACCGCGTACCTGTGGGGCGACCTCGCGGAGAACTGGCGCCATGCGCCCTGAGCGCCCGGCACCGTCCGGAGCGACACCGCGCGCGGGGCACACTGGTAGAACCGCCCCGTACCGCACCGGCTTGCCGGACCCGGTCCCCTCCCGTCCCACGTCCCGCTGAACCGCCCGCCGTAATCAACCGTTCCACCGGGGGAGTTGGAAGCACCCGTGACCACCTGGACCGACCACACCGCCGACCGCCCCATCTCGCTCACCGCCCCGAGCGGCATCGACCGCGCCGCCCACCACCGCCTCGACGAGGCCTGGCTGGCGGCGGCATGGAGCCACCCCACGACCCGCTGCTTCGTGGTCTCCGGCGGCCAGGTCCTGATCGACGAGACGGCCGACGGCCGTACCGAGCTCGTCATGACCCCCTCCTTCGAGGCCCCCCTCACCGAGGCGCACCGCTACTTCCTCGGCATCGACGAGGAAGGCGTCAGCTACTTCGCGCTCCAGAAGGACGCACTGCCCGGCCGTATCGACCAGTCCGCGCGCCCTGCCGGACTGCGCGAGGCGGGCCTGCTGCTGTCCGCGCGCGACATCGGCCTGATGGTGCACGCGGTCGGCCTGGAGAACTGGCAGCGCACCCACCGCTTCTGCTCCCGCTGCGGTGAGCGCACGGTGATCGCCGCCGCCGGTCACATCCGCCGCTGCCAGGCCTGCGGCGCCGAGCACTACCCCCGCACCGACCCGGCCGTGATCATGGCCGTCACCGACGAGGACGACCGCATCCTGCTGGGCCGCCAGGTCCACTGGCCCGAGGGCCGCTTCTCCACGCTGGCCGGCTTCGTCGAGCCCGGCGAGTCCATCGAGCAGACGGTGCGCCGCGAGGTCTTCGAGGAGGCCGGCATCACCGTCGGGCAGGTCGAGTACGTCGCCAGCCAGCCCTGGCCCTTCCCGTCCAGCCTGATGCTGGGCTTCATGGCCCGCGCCACCTCCACCGAGGTCGACGTCGACGGCGACGAGATCCACGAGGCCCGCTGGTTCTCCCGCGACGAACTGGGCGCCGCCTTCGAATCGGGCGAGGTGCTGCCGCCCTACGGCATCTCGATCGCGGCCCGCCTGATCGAGCTCTGGTACGGCAAGCCGCTGCCGACGCGCAGTTTCATCTGACACTGCTTCATCCGGCACAGCTTCATCACAGCCGAAAGGCGGTTCCCAGATCTCCTGGGAACCGCCTTTCGGGTAGCGCCGGACAGCGAGCCGTCAGACCCCGACCTTCTGCTTGACCTGAGCCAGCGACGGGTTGGTGAGCGTCGAGCCGTCCGCGAAGAGAACGGTCGGGACCGTCTGGTTTCCGCCATTGGCCTTCTCGACGAATGCCGCGGAATCCGGGTCCTGCTCGATGTTGATCTCGGTGTACGCGATGCCCTCGCGGTCCAGCTGCTTCTTCAGCCGCTGGCAGTAGCCGCACCAGGTGGTGCTGTACATCGTCACAGTGCCCTGCATGTCTCGCGCGCTCCTTCGATGGCTCGGGGACCAGGTCGTCCGATGAGGGAACGTACGCGACCGGGCCGCCATTCCCGCCGGGGGTATGCCCCGCGACGTGACGCCTGCCGCATTAGTACGACTGCGAGGCCCTGCCTGTGGACAACCTGCTCACCCGTCTCCGGCGACCTGGCAGCATGGCGGTGTGACAGCAGCAACGCACTCCCCGCTCTTCCCGCAGGTACCGGACTCGGCCGACGCGGTGCTCCAGGGGCTCGACCCCGAGCAGCGCGACGTGGCCACCGCCCTGCACGGACCGGTGTGCGTGCTGGCCGGGGCCGGGACGGGCAAGACACGGGCGATCACCCACCGCATCGCCTACGGAGTGCGCGCCGGGATCCTCCAGCCGTCCAGTGTGCTGGCGGTCACCTTCACCAACCGCGCCGCCGGAGAGATGCGCGGCCGGCTGCGGCAGCTCGGCGCCGGGGGCGTTCAGGCCCGGACGTTCCACTCGGCCGCCCTGCGACAGCTCCAGTACTTCTGGCCGAAAGCGATCGGTGGCTCCATGCCCCGGCTCGTCGACCGCAAGATCCAGCTCGTCGCGGACGCGGCCGCCGCCTGTCGTATCCGCCTGGACCGGGGCGAGCTGCGGGACACCACCGGCGAGATCGAATGGTCCAAGGTCACCCAGACCGTCCCCGCCGACTACGCCCTCGCCGCCGCCAAGGCCGGCCGCGAGACCCCCCGCGACCCGGCCGAGATCGCCCAGCTCTACTCCGCCTACGAGGACCTCAAGCGCGAGCGCGGCGTCATCGACTTCGAGGACGTGCTGCTGCTGACCGTGGCGATCCTCCAGGACCGCCATGACATCGCCGAACAGGTCCGCTCCCAGTACCAGCACTTCGTGGTCGACGAGTACCAGGACGTCAGCCCCCTCCAGCAGCGCCTGCTCGAACTGTGGCTCGGCGACCGCGACAACCTGTGCGTGGTCGGCGACGCCAGCCAGACGATCTACTCGTTCACGGGAGCAACCCCCGACCATCTGCTCGACTTCCGCACCCGCCACCCCGGTGCCACCGTCGTCAAGCTGGTCCGCGACTACCGCTCCACCCCCCAGGTCGTGCACCTCGCCAACGGCCTGCTCGCCCAGGCCCGGGGCCGCGCCGCCGACCACCGCCTGGAGCTGATCTCCCAGCGCGAGGCGGGCCCCGAGCCCGGCTACGCCGAGTACACCGACGAGCCCGCCGAGGCCGAGGGCGCCGCCCGACGCATCCGCGAGCTCCTCGACTCCGGAGTCCCGGCCAGCGAGATCGCCGTCCTGTTCCGTACGAACTCCCAGTCCGAGACCTACGAACAGGCCCTCGCCGACGCCGGCATCCCCTACCAGCTGCGCGGCGCGGAGCGCTTCTTCGACCGCCCCGAGGTGCGCAAGGCCGGTATCGCCCTGCGCGGAGCGGCCCGCTTCGGCGGCAACGACTCCCTTCTCGATGACGCCGTCGACCTGCCCTCCCAGGTGCGCGCCGTGCTCTCCGGGGAGGGCTGGACCTCCCAGCCGCCCGCCGGATCCGGCGCGGTCAGAGAGCGTTGGGAGTCCCTGGCGGCCCTGGTCAACCTTGCCCAGGACTTCGCCGCCGCCAGACCCGGCGCCACCCTCGGTGACCTCGTCGGCGAACTCGACGAACGGGCGAACGCCCAACACGCCCCCACCGTCCAGGGCGTCACCCTCGCCTCCCTGCACTCGGCCAAGGGCCTGGAGTGGGACGTCGTGTTCCTCGTCGGTGTCGCCGAGGGCATGATGCCGATCACCTACGCAAAGACCGACGAGCAGATCGAAGAGGAACGCCGTCTCCTCTATGTCGGTGTCACCCGTGCCCGGGAGCACCTCCATGTCTCCTGGTCCCTCGCCCGCTCACCCGGCGGCCGCGCCAACCGTCGCCCCAGCCGCTTCCTAGACGGGCTGCGCCCGGGTTCCACCGCCACCGCGGGCCGCACCGGCGCGGGGCGCTCCGGGGGTGTGGAGCGCGGCTTCACCAGCAGACCGGACGCCGCCCCGCGCCGCACCCAGCGCACCGTCGCCCGCTGCCGGGTCTGCGGACGCACCCTCACCGACGCGGG of the Streptomyces sp. NBC_00287 genome contains:
- a CDS encoding ATP-dependent DNA helicase UvrD2; its protein translation is MTAATHSPLFPQVPDSADAVLQGLDPEQRDVATALHGPVCVLAGAGTGKTRAITHRIAYGVRAGILQPSSVLAVTFTNRAAGEMRGRLRQLGAGGVQARTFHSAALRQLQYFWPKAIGGSMPRLVDRKIQLVADAAAACRIRLDRGELRDTTGEIEWSKVTQTVPADYALAAAKAGRETPRDPAEIAQLYSAYEDLKRERGVIDFEDVLLLTVAILQDRHDIAEQVRSQYQHFVVDEYQDVSPLQQRLLELWLGDRDNLCVVGDASQTIYSFTGATPDHLLDFRTRHPGATVVKLVRDYRSTPQVVHLANGLLAQARGRAADHRLELISQREAGPEPGYAEYTDEPAEAEGAARRIRELLDSGVPASEIAVLFRTNSQSETYEQALADAGIPYQLRGAERFFDRPEVRKAGIALRGAARFGGNDSLLDDAVDLPSQVRAVLSGEGWTSQPPAGSGAVRERWESLAALVNLAQDFAAARPGATLGDLVGELDERANAQHAPTVQGVTLASLHSAKGLEWDVVFLVGVAEGMMPITYAKTDEQIEEERRLLYVGVTRAREHLHVSWSLARSPGGRANRRPSRFLDGLRPGSTATAGRTGAGRSGGVERGFTSRPDAAPRRTQRTVARCRVCGRTLTDAGEMKLMRCEDCPSDMDEGLYERLREWRADQAQRSGQPAFCVFTDKTLMAIAESSPDEEGDLAQIPGVGVRKLNRYGADVLAICAGRQPGGEEDGD
- the nudC gene encoding NAD(+) diphosphatase, translating into MTTWTDHTADRPISLTAPSGIDRAAHHRLDEAWLAAAWSHPTTRCFVVSGGQVLIDETADGRTELVMTPSFEAPLTEAHRYFLGIDEEGVSYFALQKDALPGRIDQSARPAGLREAGLLLSARDIGLMVHAVGLENWQRTHRFCSRCGERTVIAAAGHIRRCQACGAEHYPRTDPAVIMAVTDEDDRILLGRQVHWPEGRFSTLAGFVEPGESIEQTVRREVFEEAGITVGQVEYVASQPWPFPSSLMLGFMARATSTEVDVDGDEIHEARWFSRDELGAAFESGEVLPPYGISIAARLIELWYGKPLPTRSFI
- a CDS encoding mycoredoxin, which gives rise to MQGTVTMYSTTWCGYCQRLKKQLDREGIAYTEINIEQDPDSAAFVEKANGGNQTVPTVLFADGSTLTNPSLAQVKQKVGV
- a CDS encoding dipeptidase, with translation MSQTPDKAVRTYIEQHRAAFLDDLAAWLRIPSVSAQPDHAPDVRRSADWLAAKLTETGFPTVEIWQTPGAPAVFAEWPSEDPQAPTVLVYGHHDVQPAAREDGWDSDPFEPVVRGNRLYARGAADDKGQVFFHTLGVRAHLAATGRTTPAVSLKLLIEGEEESGSPHFEALVEEHADRLAADAVIVSDTGMWSEDTPTVCTGMRGLTECEIRLYGPDQDIHSGSFGGAVPNPATAAARLVAALHDEHGRVAIPGFYDGVIELTDRERELFAALPFDEQRWLRTAKSYATHGEAGYTTLERIWARPTAEVNGIGGGYQGPGSKTIVPSGAMMKLSFRMVAGQEPEHIEKVVRAWAAEQVPAGIRCEVVFGPATRPCLTPLDHPALQSVARAMGRAFEKPVGYTREGGSGPAAALQEVLGAPVLFLGISVPSDGWHAPNEKVELDLLLKGVETTAYLWGDLAENWRHAP